From Paenibacillus physcomitrellae, the proteins below share one genomic window:
- the greA gene encoding transcription elongation factor GreA: MSDKEVILTQDGLKRLEEELENLKSVKRREVAERIKVAIGYGDISENSEYEDAKNEQAFIEGRILTLEKMLRNARIISNDDIDTDTVSVGVTVIVEDLEFGDKMEYVIVGTAESDPLQNKISNESPVGKAILGKAKGAVVDVAVPAGTIQYKILDIKK, encoded by the coding sequence ATGAGCGATAAAGAAGTTATTTTAACCCAGGACGGTCTGAAGAGACTTGAAGAAGAGCTTGAAAATTTGAAATCTGTGAAACGCCGCGAAGTGGCTGAACGGATTAAAGTAGCGATCGGTTACGGCGACATCAGTGAGAACTCGGAATACGAAGACGCCAAGAATGAGCAGGCGTTTATCGAAGGCCGGATCTTGACGCTGGAGAAAATGCTTCGCAATGCACGCATTATCAGCAATGATGATATAGATACCGATACCGTAAGTGTTGGGGTTACCGTTATTGTTGAAGATCTCGAATTCGGCGACAAAATGGAATATGTTATCGTTGGTACAGCCGAGTCTGATCCATTGCAAAATAAAATTTCGAATGAAAGCCCTGTCGGCAAAGCGATTCTTGGCAAAGCTAAAGGCGCTGTCGTAGATGTTGCTGTCCCGGCCGGCACGATTCAATACAAGATTCTCGATATTAAGAAATAA
- the dusB gene encoding tRNA dihydrouridine synthase DusB — MLKIGDIEMKNEVVLAPMAGVCNPAFRLIAKEFGTGLVCAEMVSGKAIVHGNERTREMLFVDEREKPLSLQIFGGDKDSLVEAAKVVDQETNADIIDINMGCPAPKVTKADAGARWLLDPNKINEMVAAVVAAVQKPVTVKMRIGWDHDHIYVIDNVKAVEAAGGKAVSIHGRTREQHYTGKADWSYIKQAKEAVSIPIIGNGDVATPEDARRMLDETGCDGVMIGRGALGNPWMLYRTIEYLKTGVLMPEPDAAEKIRIAILHMDRLVALRGEHIAVREMRKHIAWYLKGLKGGTRIKDIIMEETKRDEMERILKEFVAKLQEAGEDKMQVV; from the coding sequence ATGCTGAAGATTGGCGATATTGAAATGAAAAACGAGGTCGTGCTCGCGCCGATGGCCGGCGTCTGCAACCCGGCTTTCCGCCTGATCGCGAAGGAATTCGGAACCGGCCTGGTTTGCGCCGAGATGGTCAGCGGCAAAGCGATCGTGCACGGCAACGAGCGTACGCGCGAAATGCTGTTTGTGGACGAGCGGGAGAAGCCGCTCAGCCTGCAGATTTTTGGCGGGGACAAAGATTCCCTGGTAGAAGCGGCCAAAGTAGTCGACCAGGAAACCAATGCGGATATCATCGATATCAACATGGGCTGCCCTGCGCCTAAAGTGACAAAAGCCGATGCCGGCGCCCGCTGGCTGCTGGATCCGAACAAAATCAACGAAATGGTCGCGGCTGTTGTAGCCGCCGTTCAGAAGCCGGTTACCGTGAAGATGCGCATCGGCTGGGATCATGACCATATCTACGTCATTGATAACGTTAAGGCGGTTGAAGCCGCAGGCGGCAAAGCCGTCAGCATCCACGGCCGTACCCGGGAGCAGCACTACACGGGAAAAGCCGATTGGAGCTACATCAAGCAGGCCAAAGAAGCGGTGTCCATTCCGATTATCGGCAACGGTGACGTCGCTACGCCTGAGGATGCCCGCCGGATGCTGGACGAGACGGGCTGTGACGGTGTCATGATCGGACGCGGCGCGCTCGGTAACCCTTGGATGCTGTACCGCACGATTGAATATCTGAAGACCGGCGTACTGATGCCGGAACCGGATGCAGCGGAGAAGATCCGCATTGCTATTCTGCATATGGACCGGCTGGTTGCTCTTCGCGGAGAGCATATCGCAGTCAGAGAGATGCGCAAGCACATCGCTTGGTATCTGAAGGGACTCAAGGGCGGCACCCGGATCAAGGATATCATTATGGAAGAGACAAAGCGGGATGAAATGGAGCGCATTTTGAAGGAATTTGTAGCTAAGCTGCAGGAAGCCGGCGAAGATAAAATGCAGGTGGTTTAA
- a CDS encoding helix-turn-helix domain-containing protein: MENVHLAQRIRAFRKLKGYTQAQLAAETGISLAVLGAVERGNRRPEDQILTKIAEALGISVAELKDQNA; this comes from the coding sequence GTGGAAAACGTGCACCTGGCGCAGCGCATCCGCGCCTTCAGAAAACTAAAAGGATACACACAGGCTCAGCTTGCCGCTGAAACAGGCATATCGTTGGCCGTTTTGGGCGCAGTAGAACGCGGCAACCGCCGCCCGGAAGATCAAATTTTAACTAAAATTGCAGAGGCCTTGGGCATTTCGGTAGCGGAGCTTAAGGATCAGAATGCGTAA
- the folK gene encoding 2-amino-4-hydroxy-6-hydroxymethyldihydropteridine diphosphokinase, with translation MNDHTSSELSEAFIALGANLGDREATLMEAIRRLDLHPDITVTRCSNLYETEPVGYLDQPDFVNMAIAVRTGLTPLELLRFMLETEQQLGRERSIRWGPRTVDLDLLWMDGLTLDTAELVLPHPRMMERAFVLVPLADVVESEDGGEVKGLRASLHEALDRLPEKKGICLWKTCTWRSASAPSEN, from the coding sequence ATGAATGATCACACGTCCTCTGAGCTGTCAGAGGCTTTTATAGCATTGGGGGCCAACCTTGGCGACCGCGAAGCAACCTTGATGGAGGCGATCCGCCGGCTGGACCTACACCCGGACATCACGGTTACCCGCTGCTCCAATTTATATGAAACAGAGCCGGTCGGCTACCTGGATCAGCCGGATTTCGTCAACATGGCCATTGCGGTCAGAACGGGTCTGACGCCGCTGGAGCTGCTGCGCTTTATGCTTGAGACGGAGCAGCAGCTTGGGCGGGAGAGAAGCATCAGATGGGGGCCGCGTACGGTCGATCTGGATTTGCTGTGGATGGACGGATTGACGCTGGATACCGCGGAGCTCGTGCTTCCTCATCCACGGATGATGGAGCGCGCGTTTGTGCTTGTTCCGCTGGCCGACGTTGTTGAGTCCGAGGACGGCGGGGAAGTGAAAGGCCTCCGTGCCAGCCTCCATGAGGCATTGGATCGGCTCCCGGAGAAGAAAGGAATTTGCTTGTGGAAAACGTGCACCTGGCGCAGCGCATCCGCGCCTTCAGAAAACTAA
- the folB gene encoding dihydroneopterin aldolase has product MDKMVLRRMEYYGYHGVFEEERKLGQRFYVDLELQMDLREAGVSDDLSKTVNYAEIHERVKAIVENKSFKLIEALAEHIASDLLDTYTVIDALTVKLTKPHPPFDIHFEGVTVELFRTRK; this is encoded by the coding sequence ATGGATAAAATGGTGCTTCGGCGCATGGAATATTACGGATACCACGGCGTATTTGAAGAGGAGCGGAAGCTGGGCCAGCGTTTCTACGTAGATCTGGAGCTGCAAATGGATCTGCGGGAGGCCGGCGTATCCGACGACTTGTCCAAAACGGTAAATTATGCCGAAATCCATGAACGAGTTAAAGCCATTGTGGAAAATAAGAGTTTCAAGCTTATTGAAGCGCTCGCTGAGCATATTGCATCCGATCTGCTGGACACTTATACTGTTATAGATGCTTTGACGGTGAAGCTGACCAAACCGCATCCGCCGTTTGATATTCATTTTGAAGGCGTGACCGTAGAGCTGTTTAGAACAAGAAAGTGA
- the folP gene encoding dihydropteroate synthase codes for MNPILYQRQYNCGPASFELGSRTLVMGILNATPDSFSDGGRYQDTEKAAAHALEMIRDGADIIDIGGESTRPGHESVSLEEELRRVIPVVEAVHQAAPHIPISVDTYKAEVARQSLLAGAHIINDIWGLKQDPLMAEVAAEFGCPVILMHNRDNMDYSSLIEDMMADLTESVDLALKAGVRQEQIILDPGIGFAKTYAHNLEAMRSLDKLMELGYPLLLGTSRKRFIRTALDVSVEDTLMGTAATVAFGIAQGCQIVRVHDVKEIKQTAAMCDAMLYG; via the coding sequence ATGAATCCAATCCTATATCAACGACAATATAACTGCGGACCGGCCAGCTTTGAGCTGGGATCGCGCACCTTGGTGATGGGCATTTTAAATGCCACGCCGGATTCTTTTTCCGATGGGGGACGTTATCAGGATACGGAGAAAGCTGCCGCTCATGCGCTGGAGATGATCCGGGATGGGGCAGATATCATTGATATTGGCGGAGAATCAACACGGCCGGGCCATGAAAGCGTAAGCCTGGAGGAGGAGCTGCGCCGCGTGATTCCGGTCGTCGAGGCCGTTCACCAAGCAGCGCCCCACATTCCGATCTCCGTAGATACTTATAAAGCCGAAGTTGCCAGACAATCGCTGCTGGCGGGGGCGCACATCATCAATGATATATGGGGCTTAAAGCAGGATCCGCTGATGGCGGAAGTGGCTGCCGAGTTTGGGTGTCCCGTTATTCTGATGCACAACCGCGATAATATGGATTACAGCAGCTTGATTGAGGATATGATGGCCGACCTTACGGAAAGTGTTGATTTGGCGCTTAAAGCAGGCGTAAGGCAGGAGCAGATTATTTTGGACCCTGGAATCGGATTTGCCAAAACTTATGCCCACAACCTTGAAGCGATGCGTTCGCTGGACAAGCTGATGGAGCTGGGTTATCCGCTGCTGCTCGGCACTTCCCGCAAAAGATTCATCCGTACCGCGCTGGACGTCTCCGTTGAGGATACGCTGATGGGCACGGCTGCCACAGTAGCGTTTGGTATTGCTCAAGGCTGTCAAATCGTACGTGTCCACGACGTGAAGGAGATCAAACAGACAGCGGCGATGTGCGACGCTATGTTATACGGCTAG
- a CDS encoding aminotransferase class IV, producing MNYVGVNGRIVPTGEAMVSVMDHGFLYGMGLFETFRTYGGVPFLLEAHLDRLREGCRAIGIPAGLDQARITELIQGLMEANGLEEAYIRYTVTAGEAPLGLPGESYKQATEIVYVKPLPPLSAELYTKGKALYVLDTPRNTPEGTVRLKSLHYMNNILAKQELTEKEAQYGAAANPDRLPAEGLMLTADGKLAEGIVSNLFVLAGSKLYTPSADTGILPGITRRQVIRDAGELGVKVVEGRFDRELLSAAEEVLVTNSVQELVPVTRVIGTEGTAFEVSGGKAGTLTRKLLELYRNAYGGNLTGGG from the coding sequence ATGAATTATGTTGGAGTAAATGGAAGAATTGTGCCGACAGGCGAAGCCATGGTATCCGTTATGGATCATGGCTTTTTGTACGGAATGGGCTTGTTTGAAACCTTTCGGACGTACGGCGGTGTACCATTTTTGCTGGAGGCTCATCTGGACAGGCTGCGCGAAGGCTGCCGGGCGATTGGAATCCCGGCGGGTCTGGACCAAGCTCGAATTACAGAGCTGATTCAAGGCTTGATGGAAGCTAACGGGCTGGAAGAAGCCTATATTCGTTATACGGTTACCGCGGGGGAGGCGCCTTTAGGTCTACCCGGAGAGTCTTATAAGCAGGCCACTGAAATTGTTTATGTCAAACCTTTGCCGCCGCTGTCTGCGGAGCTTTATACGAAGGGGAAGGCGCTGTATGTATTAGATACCCCGCGTAATACGCCCGAGGGAACGGTACGGCTTAAATCACTCCATTATATGAACAATATTTTAGCCAAGCAGGAGTTAACGGAGAAAGAAGCCCAATATGGAGCGGCTGCCAACCCGGACAGGCTCCCGGCCGAAGGTCTGATGCTTACCGCAGACGGGAAGCTGGCCGAGGGGATTGTCAGCAACTTATTTGTCCTGGCGGGGTCAAAGCTGTATACGCCTTCTGCCGACACCGGTATCCTGCCGGGCATTACCCGCCGTCAGGTGATCCGGGACGCCGGCGAGCTGGGCGTTAAAGTTGTCGAAGGGCGCTTTGATCGGGAGCTGCTGTCTGCGGCCGAGGAGGTCCTGGTGACCAATTCGGTTCAGGAGCTAGTGCCGGTCACGAGAGTGATTGGAACGGAGGGGACGGCCTTTGAGGTTAGCGGCGGCAAGGCGGGCACGCTTACGCGCAAGCTGCTTGAGCTTTACCGAAATGCATACGGCGGGAACCTGACAGGAGGAGGATGA
- the pabA gene encoding aminodeoxychorismate/anthranilate synthase component II — translation MILVIDNYDSFTYNLVQYLGELGEEVVVKRNDEIDLTGIEQLNPDHILISPGPCTPNEAGISLALIDRFKGGIPIFGVCLGHQAIGQAFGGNVIRAERLMHGKTSPIFHEGQSVFAGLPSPFTATRYHSLLVERSTLPDCLEITAETQEGEIMGLRHREYDVEGVQFHPESIVTDHGYEILRNFLKRNKKEASV, via the coding sequence ATGATATTAGTGATTGATAATTATGATTCCTTTACCTACAACCTGGTACAATATTTAGGAGAGCTGGGCGAAGAAGTCGTTGTGAAGCGGAACGACGAGATTGATCTTACCGGGATCGAGCAGCTGAATCCAGACCATATATTGATTTCTCCAGGCCCATGTACGCCTAACGAGGCTGGAATCAGCCTGGCGCTGATTGACCGCTTCAAGGGAGGAATTCCGATCTTCGGCGTTTGTCTGGGGCATCAAGCCATCGGCCAGGCGTTCGGCGGGAACGTGATCCGGGCGGAGCGTCTGATGCACGGCAAAACCTCGCCGATCTTCCATGAAGGACAGTCCGTCTTTGCCGGTCTTCCCTCTCCATTCACGGCTACCCGGTATCATTCGCTGTTGGTCGAGCGCAGCACCCTGCCGGATTGCCTGGAGATTACGGCGGAAACGCAGGAAGGGGAAATTATGGGCCTTCGGCATAGAGAGTACGACGTCGAGGGGGTTCAGTTCCATCCCGAATCTATCGTGACCGATCATGGCTACGAGATTTTACGCAACTTCCTGAAGCGGAACAAGAAAGAAGCGAGCGTATGA
- a CDS encoding anthranilate synthase component I family protein, protein MSTVLTALDKWKSWYEEGWSLLPVAVKRPGGQLPQSWESLWEAASPHSFVLESGKDGRYTIAGINPVEVLRGKGESAELFHVEKNEQAVLQGKPLSVLESWMRSYRAPALKELPKFGGGFVGYLSYDVARSLEKLPQQAEDDLQVDDYIWMRMEEVWIYDHEADEVYALIHVPVPEEGQFPQEDPTSVLLRLERLYEQAIIRSEAMLDDWEQLVSKVQDSERNRLRRKLATSPPEWDLSTPMAEEGWTTSFGQAEFEAAVHRIQAYIAAGDVFQVNLSMRRQRRLQASAEELYEWFRIINPSPYMGLLRFPEFQLVSGSPELLVSLHEGRIGARPIAGTRRRGRNAEEDAAMAAELLGSEKERAEHIMLVDLERNDLGRVAAYGSVKVSELLKVEYYSHVMHLVSQVDAELGQGYSLFDLIAATFPGGTITGAPKVRTMEIIEELEPVTRGPYTGSIGWIDYQGNMELNIVIRTMIVQDGYGHIQTGAGVVIDSDPYREYRECENKARAARTAVRYSELSRVSAVTAGD, encoded by the coding sequence ATGAGCACGGTTCTGACAGCTTTGGATAAATGGAAATCCTGGTATGAAGAAGGATGGAGCCTGCTGCCTGTTGCCGTTAAACGGCCGGGTGGTCAGCTTCCGCAAAGCTGGGAAAGCTTGTGGGAGGCGGCTTCTCCTCATTCCTTTGTGCTGGAGAGCGGAAAAGACGGGCGGTATACGATTGCGGGAATTAATCCTGTAGAGGTGCTGCGCGGAAAGGGAGAGTCCGCCGAATTGTTTCACGTGGAAAAAAACGAACAGGCGGTTTTGCAAGGCAAACCCCTTTCGGTCCTCGAAAGCTGGATGCGGTCCTACCGGGCTCCGGCGCTGAAAGAACTGCCTAAATTCGGCGGAGGATTTGTCGGCTATTTGAGCTATGACGTCGCTCGCTCCCTGGAAAAGCTCCCGCAGCAAGCCGAAGACGATCTGCAGGTGGACGATTATATTTGGATGCGGATGGAGGAGGTCTGGATTTACGATCATGAGGCAGACGAAGTGTATGCTTTGATCCATGTGCCCGTTCCTGAGGAGGGACAATTTCCGCAGGAAGATCCGACATCCGTTTTGCTGCGTCTGGAGCGGCTTTACGAGCAGGCCATAATCAGGTCCGAAGCGATGCTGGATGATTGGGAGCAGCTTGTGAGCAAAGTCCAGGACTCGGAGAGGAATCGCCTCCGCCGCAAGCTCGCGACTTCTCCGCCGGAGTGGGATCTAAGTACGCCAATGGCTGAGGAAGGCTGGACGACCTCGTTCGGCCAAGCTGAATTTGAGGCTGCAGTCCACCGTATACAGGCTTATATCGCCGCAGGAGATGTATTTCAGGTTAACCTGTCCATGCGCCGTCAGCGCCGGCTGCAGGCCTCTGCGGAGGAATTATACGAATGGTTCAGGATCATCAATCCATCTCCTTATATGGGGCTGCTTCGGTTTCCGGAGTTTCAGCTGGTCTCCGGTTCTCCGGAGCTGCTGGTCAGTCTGCATGAGGGGCGGATAGGTGCTCGCCCGATTGCGGGAACCCGCAGACGTGGAAGAAACGCCGAGGAAGATGCGGCCATGGCGGCCGAGCTGCTGGGTAGCGAGAAAGAGCGCGCCGAGCATATTATGCTTGTTGATCTGGAGCGCAACGATCTTGGCCGGGTAGCGGCATATGGCTCGGTCAAGGTGAGCGAGCTGCTGAAGGTGGAGTATTACTCCCATGTCATGCATCTGGTTTCGCAGGTGGACGCGGAACTGGGGCAGGGATACAGCTTGTTTGACCTTATTGCAGCTACCTTCCCGGGCGGGACGATTACCGGAGCGCCGAAGGTTCGGACGATGGAAATCATCGAGGAGCTTGAACCGGTAACACGAGGACCTTATACAGGTTCCATCGGATGGATTGACTATCAGGGAAATATGGAATTAAATATTGTCATCAGGACTATGATCGTACAAGACGGTTACGGCCATATCCAGACCGGGGCCGGAGTCGTAATAGACTCTGATCCCTACCGAGAGTATAGAGAATGCGAGAATAAGGCCCGTGCTGCACGGACGGCGGTCCGCTACAGCGAACTGAGCCGTGTATCGGCAGTTACGGCCGGAGACTAG
- the cysK gene encoding cysteine synthase A: MAKVVNNVLELIGNTPLVRLNRIVPEDSAEIYVKLEYQNPGLSVKDRIAYSIVEEAEKSGRLKPGGTIVEATSGNTGIGLALVAAAKGYKAIIIMPETMSMERRNLLRAYGAELVLTPGSEGMNGAVKKAEEILAENPDYFLADQFRNQANVKIHRETTGPEIVEAINSLDGKLDAFVAGIGTGGTISGAGEVLKQNFPGIKIYAVEPAASPILAGGKPGPHKIQGLGANFIPEILNREIYDEIIHVENEEAFEQARTVAKQEGLLTGISSGAAVFAALKVAKELGKGKRVVAIIPSNGERYLSTPLYNFEG; this comes from the coding sequence ATGGCTAAAGTCGTAAATAATGTACTCGAACTTATCGGTAACACTCCGCTTGTCCGTTTGAACCGTATCGTACCTGAGGACAGCGCTGAGATTTATGTGAAACTGGAATATCAAAATCCGGGTTTGAGCGTTAAGGACCGGATCGCTTACAGCATTGTGGAAGAAGCCGAGAAGTCCGGCCGTTTGAAGCCAGGCGGTACGATTGTAGAAGCAACCAGCGGCAATACCGGTATCGGTCTTGCGCTTGTGGCAGCTGCTAAGGGCTACAAAGCAATCATCATTATGCCTGAAACGATGAGTATGGAACGCCGCAACCTGCTGCGCGCTTACGGTGCTGAGCTGGTACTGACTCCGGGATCGGAAGGCATGAACGGCGCAGTAAAGAAAGCCGAAGAGATTTTGGCCGAGAATCCGGATTATTTCCTGGCTGACCAATTCCGCAACCAGGCAAACGTGAAGATCCACCGCGAAACTACAGGTCCGGAAATCGTGGAGGCCATCAACTCCCTGGACGGCAAGTTGGACGCTTTCGTGGCTGGTATCGGCACAGGCGGTACCATTTCCGGTGCGGGCGAAGTGCTGAAGCAGAACTTCCCGGGCATTAAGATTTATGCCGTTGAACCTGCTGCTTCTCCAATTCTGGCGGGCGGCAAGCCGGGCCCTCATAAAATTCAGGGCTTGGGCGCTAACTTCATCCCTGAAATTCTGAACCGTGAGATTTACGATGAAATCATCCATGTAGAGAACGAAGAGGCGTTTGAACAGGCGCGTACCGTAGCCAAACAAGAAGGCCTTTTGACAGGTATCTCTTCCGGCGCTGCCGTATTCGCTGCGCTGAAAGTCGCTAAAGAGCTGGGTAAAGGCAAACGTGTTGTGGCCATCATCCCAAGTAACGGCGAACGTTACCTGAGCACTCCGCTTTATAACTTCGAAGGATAA
- the hslO gene encoding Hsp33 family molecular chaperone HslO, which translates to MEQEKDRLIRGIAMDGKVRAFAVRTTALVEELRSRHDTYPTATAALGRTLTAGAMMGAMLKGNERLTIQVKGDGPLGQIVVDANAKGEVRGYVYEPHVHLPANSLGKLDVAGAVGTTGFVHVTKDLGLKEPYRGSVPIISGELGEDFTYYFALSEQTPSAVGLGVLVDTDNSVIVAGGFILQLLPGLEDSEISIIEQAVSQMPPVTSLLEQGMSVEEMLRWLLPDVQIMSEMDITFKCSCSRERVERTLISLGEEELTRLIEEDETTEVVCDFCREAYQFNGEEMRELLEQAKA; encoded by the coding sequence ATGGAACAGGAAAAAGACCGGTTAATCCGGGGAATCGCAATGGATGGCAAGGTACGTGCTTTCGCGGTGCGGACAACGGCTTTGGTGGAGGAGCTTCGTTCCCGCCATGATACTTATCCTACGGCAACTGCTGCCCTGGGCCGTACATTAACGGCAGGCGCCATGATGGGTGCTATGCTGAAGGGCAACGAAAGATTAACGATTCAGGTTAAAGGCGACGGTCCGCTTGGCCAAATCGTTGTGGATGCTAATGCAAAAGGTGAGGTCCGCGGTTATGTGTATGAGCCGCACGTCCATTTGCCGGCCAACAGCCTGGGCAAACTGGATGTTGCCGGTGCGGTCGGCACCACCGGGTTCGTGCATGTCACGAAAGACCTTGGCTTGAAAGAGCCTTACCGCGGCAGCGTACCGATTATCTCGGGCGAGCTAGGCGAAGATTTCACTTATTATTTTGCCTTGTCCGAGCAGACGCCTTCCGCCGTTGGGCTGGGTGTACTGGTTGATACCGATAACTCGGTCATCGTAGCCGGCGGTTTTATCCTTCAGCTGCTGCCTGGCTTGGAAGACAGCGAAATCTCGATCATCGAGCAGGCGGTTTCGCAGATGCCGCCGGTTACTTCGCTGCTGGAGCAGGGCATGAGCGTCGAAGAAATGCTGCGCTGGCTGCTGCCTGACGTGCAGATCATGAGCGAAATGGACATCACCTTCAAATGCAGCTGTTCGCGTGAACGTGTGGAACGTACGCTCATTAGTTTGGGTGAAGAGGAACTGACTCGTCTGATCGAAGAAGACGAGACCACAGAGGTGGTTTGCGACTTCTGCCGCGAAGCTTATCAGTTTAACGGAGAAGAGATGAGAGAACTGCTGGAGCAGGCGAAAGCTTAA
- a CDS encoding type III pantothenate kinase → MIVVVDVGNTNIVLGIYERQELLHHFRLSTNRQATTDEYGVLIYNLFQMSKIDVGDIDGVIISSVVPPLMHVLERMCETYLRKKPLVVGPGIKTGLNLRYENPREVGADRIVNAVAAVELYGGGPLVVVDFGTATTFDCIDADNNYLGGAIVPGIGISTEALYLRASKLPRIELEKPKKVIGRNTVHAMQSGIIFGYAGQVDGIVSRIAKEMDAKPKVVATGGLAELIAGEAATVDEVNPMLTLEGLRLIYERNA, encoded by the coding sequence ATGATTGTTGTAGTCGATGTAGGCAACACAAACATCGTATTGGGTATTTATGAGCGGCAGGAGCTCCTGCACCATTTCAGACTCAGCACCAACCGGCAGGCTACAACCGATGAATACGGCGTGCTGATCTACAACTTGTTTCAAATGTCTAAAATTGATGTAGGGGATATAGATGGGGTTATTATTTCTTCAGTGGTCCCTCCGCTGATGCATGTGCTGGAGCGGATGTGTGAAACCTATTTGAGGAAAAAGCCGCTTGTGGTGGGGCCCGGCATCAAGACGGGACTGAATCTCCGGTACGAGAACCCGCGCGAGGTAGGAGCCGACCGGATCGTCAATGCGGTGGCTGCCGTAGAACTTTATGGCGGAGGGCCGCTTGTGGTTGTCGATTTTGGCACAGCGACCACCTTTGACTGTATTGATGCCGATAATAACTATTTAGGTGGAGCGATTGTGCCCGGCATAGGGATCTCAACGGAAGCTCTGTATCTCCGGGCTTCCAAGCTTCCGCGTATTGAACTCGAGAAGCCGAAGAAAGTCATTGGCCGCAATACGGTTCATGCGATGCAGTCGGGCATTATTTTTGGATATGCCGGGCAGGTGGACGGCATTGTCAGCCGAATTGCCAAGGAAATGGATGCCAAACCGAAAGTGGTGGCGACCGGAGGATTAGCGGAGCTGATTGCCGGTGAGGCAGCTACTGTTGATGAGGTGAATCCGATGCTGACGCTGGAAGGCCTTAGACTGATTTATGAGCGGAATGCCTGA
- the nadC gene encoding carboxylating nicotinate-nucleotide diphosphorylase encodes MILNGYNEALVESIKGWLREDVGSGDISTQATIAPGDHSIGIIHAKDDGIIAGMPIAGLVFEIVDPSLIFTPKVQDGDKVAKGTILAVVEGSTHSILTGERLALNLMQRLSGIATRTRTYVDALEGLPARLVDTRKTTPGHRMLEKYAVRTGGGHNHRFGLYDAVMIKDNHIKGAGGIAQAVSRARAQIPHTMTIEVETENLQQVEEALAAGADIIMLDNMPNDLMREAVKRIKAAAPHVRVEASGNVNLQTIRSIAETGVDLISVGRLTYSFENLDISLDLNAKKER; translated from the coding sequence ATGATTCTAAACGGTTATAATGAAGCTCTAGTCGAGTCCATTAAGGGTTGGCTTAGAGAAGATGTGGGCTCGGGAGACATCAGCACACAGGCGACGATTGCGCCTGGGGACCATTCCATAGGCATTATTCATGCCAAAGACGACGGGATTATAGCCGGAATGCCCATTGCCGGACTTGTCTTTGAGATCGTGGACCCGAGTTTGATTTTTACGCCAAAGGTTCAGGATGGAGATAAGGTGGCTAAAGGCACTATTTTGGCCGTTGTGGAAGGCAGCACGCACAGCATTTTGACCGGAGAGCGTTTGGCTTTGAATCTGATGCAGCGGTTATCCGGCATTGCTACGCGTACAAGAACTTACGTCGATGCCCTAGAAGGCCTGCCTGCCCGTTTGGTGGATACACGGAAAACAACCCCCGGGCACCGGATGCTGGAGAAATACGCCGTACGTACCGGCGGCGGCCATAACCACCGTTTCGGTTTGTATGATGCCGTAATGATTAAAGATAATCATATCAAAGGCGCGGGAGGCATCGCCCAGGCGGTCAGCCGGGCACGAGCCCAGATTCCGCACACGATGACTATAGAAGTAGAAACCGAGAACCTGCAGCAGGTCGAAGAGGCTTTAGCTGCGGGCGCTGATATTATTATGCTGGATAATATGCCAAACGATCTGATGCGTGAAGCTGTTAAGCGAATCAAAGCGGCTGCTCCTCACGTCAGAGTAGAGGCTTCCGGCAATGTGAATCTGCAGACGATCCGCTCGATTGCGGAGACCGGTGTGGACCTTATTTCTGTCGGACGATTAACGTATTCGTTTGAAAATCTGGATATCAGCCTCGACTTGAACGCGAAGAAAGAGAGGTAA